From Anaerohalosphaera lusitana, one genomic window encodes:
- the cysC gene encoding adenylyl-sulfate kinase, producing the protein MTKTDSEHSRNGDTGLVIWLTGLSGSGKSTLADRLYEVLNKKLPRVEKLDGDVIRSYFPSTGFTKAARDEHIKRVGFIASLLEKHGVTVIASFISPYSDTRKLVRNMCGNFLEVHVKASIEECERRDVKGLYKKVRAGEITNFTGIDDPYEEPVNPEVVVDTEKLTVEEAAEKILQAISLSCEAK; encoded by the coding sequence ATGACGAAAACAGACAGTGAACATTCTAGAAACGGCGACACCGGTCTGGTGATATGGCTCACCGGCCTGTCAGGCAGCGGTAAGAGCACCCTGGCTGACAGACTGTATGAGGTATTGAACAAGAAGCTCCCCAGGGTCGAAAAACTGGACGGGGACGTCATACGTTCATATTTCCCCTCCACCGGATTCACCAAGGCAGCCAGGGACGAACATATAAAGCGGGTAGGATTTATCGCCTCCCTGCTGGAAAAGCACGGAGTCACAGTCATCGCCTCTTTCATCTCCCCCTACAGCGACACCAGAAAGCTGGTCAGGAATATGTGCGGCAATTTTCTTGAGGTCCACGTCAAGGCGTCTATCGAAGAATGTGAACGCAGGGACGTGAAGGGACTCTATAAGAAGGTCCGCGCAGGCGAGATCACCAATTTCACGGGCATCGACGACCCCTACGAGGAGCCGGTGAACCCGGAAGTCGTCGTAGATACGGAGAAGCTGACCGTGGAAGAAGCCGCGGAGAAGATTTTACAAGCTATCAGTTTAAGTTGTGAGGCAAAGTAG
- the cysD gene encoding sulfate adenylyltransferase subunit CysD, with protein sequence MDHLDRLESTSIHILREAYANFKSLCMLWSIGKDSTVMLWLAKKAFLGHVPIPLVHIDTSYKIPEMIEYRDRLTKEWNLDMVYGMNHEALKASETFPAGNTDRLTCCKMLKSEALRNTLSGRWPRHRFNHNLGKYEIDKNAEPFTGVIVGVRSDEEGSRSKERYFSPRDRENDWDIADQPPELWNHYKTDFAPGTHVRIHPLLDWTELNIWEYIERENIPTVSLYYNQGDGKRYRSLGCAPCTNPIESEARNVSEVIEELRSGQLSNIAERSGRAQDSEDGGGLESLRRDGYM encoded by the coding sequence ATGGATCATCTCGACCGTCTGGAAAGTACAAGCATACACATCCTTCGCGAGGCATACGCGAACTTCAAGAGCCTTTGCATGCTCTGGTCGATCGGTAAGGACAGCACGGTAATGCTCTGGCTGGCCAAGAAAGCGTTTCTCGGGCACGTCCCCATACCGCTGGTTCACATCGACACCAGCTACAAGATCCCGGAGATGATCGAGTATCGTGACCGGCTGACAAAAGAATGGAACCTGGACATGGTCTACGGCATGAACCATGAGGCCCTCAAGGCCAGTGAAACGTTCCCCGCAGGCAACACCGACAGACTGACCTGCTGCAAGATGCTCAAAAGCGAGGCCCTGCGAAACACGCTCAGCGGTCGCTGGCCCAGGCACAGGTTCAACCACAATCTCGGCAAGTACGAGATCGACAAGAACGCCGAGCCTTTCACCGGCGTGATCGTTGGCGTACGCTCGGACGAAGAAGGATCGCGTTCGAAGGAACGTTACTTCTCGCCGCGCGACAGGGAAAACGACTGGGACATCGCCGACCAGCCCCCCGAGCTCTGGAACCATTACAAGACAGACTTCGCGCCCGGCACCCATGTCCGCATACATCCCCTGCTCGACTGGACAGAGCTGAATATCTGGGAATACATCGAGCGTGAAAACATACCGACGGTTTCGCTGTATTACAATCAGGGCGACGGCAAGCGATACAGATCGCTCGGCTGCGCTCCCTGCACCAATCCCATCGAGTCCGAAGCTCGCAATGTATCCGAGGTCATCGAGGAACTGCGCAGCGGACAGCTATCAAACATCGCAGAACGCAGCGGACGTGCCCAGGACAGCGAAGATGGCGGCGGACTCGAAAGCCTCCGCCGCGACGGTTATATGTAA
- a CDS encoding GTP-binding protein, with amino-acid sequence MKTAEAEKQVAREHMNIVIAGHVDHGKSTVIGRMLADTNSLPQGKLEQIKERCRRNSKPFEYAFLLDALKDEQSQGITIDSARVFFSSAKREYIIIDAPGHIEFLKNMVTGASRAEAALLVIDAEEGVQENSRRHGYMLSMLGIKQVVVVVNKMDLVDYSEETYKNVKAEYTKFLADIGLEAIFVPVSGMAGDNIVSLSDKMSWYQGATVLESIDGFEKEPPAIDKPFRMPVQDVYKFTQAGDKRRLVVGTIETGQVSVGDELVFYPSGKKSTVKTVERFNVPQKDTAAAGEAIALTLDQQIYVSRGEVAARTSETKPEVTSRLSVNLFWMGRNPMVKGKRYLIKVGTMKEEVELEDVIRVMDGSDLEASETKDKVEHHDVAECVLSTKRAIAFDLAEEIAATGRFVVVDDYEIRGGGIIREGLKDEQVWVRDYVMRRNYKWETGEVSRDDRAERYSQRSSLVLITGQRGVGKKPLAKALEARFFTEGRFVYFLGIGNILYGVDADIKSQESEGNGQRQEHLRRMAEVANVMLDAGMILVVTAVGLTNEDLEVIQTAVDSRQINVVWMGDEPTDIPCDLVLPQNGDLSDAGEAIKTMLQDKGIIYRP; translated from the coding sequence ATGAAAACAGCGGAAGCTGAAAAACAGGTTGCAAGAGAACACATGAACATCGTCATCGCCGGGCATGTCGATCACGGCAAGAGCACGGTGATCGGACGAATGCTGGCTGACACCAATTCTCTGCCCCAGGGCAAGCTCGAACAGATCAAGGAGCGGTGCAGACGCAACTCCAAGCCTTTCGAATATGCATTCCTGCTGGACGCTCTCAAGGACGAGCAGTCGCAGGGCATCACCATCGACTCGGCAAGAGTGTTCTTCAGTTCAGCCAAGCGCGAATACATCATCATCGACGCGCCCGGCCATATCGAGTTCCTCAAGAACATGGTCACCGGTGCATCCCGCGCCGAAGCCGCCCTGCTCGTGATCGACGCCGAGGAGGGCGTACAGGAAAACAGCCGCCGGCACGGCTACATGCTCAGCATGCTCGGCATCAAGCAGGTCGTCGTAGTGGTCAACAAAATGGACCTGGTCGATTACAGCGAAGAAACCTACAAGAACGTAAAAGCCGAATACACGAAATTCCTCGCCGACATCGGGCTCGAAGCGATATTCGTCCCTGTAAGCGGCATGGCAGGCGATAACATCGTATCCCTCAGCGACAAAATGTCCTGGTACCAGGGCGCTACGGTGCTCGAAAGCATCGACGGATTCGAAAAAGAACCACCCGCCATCGACAAGCCCTTCCGCATGCCCGTACAGGACGTTTACAAATTCACCCAGGCAGGCGACAAACGGCGTCTCGTCGTCGGCACCATCGAGACCGGACAGGTCTCCGTAGGCGATGAACTGGTCTTCTACCCCTCGGGCAAAAAAAGCACCGTCAAAACCGTCGAGCGGTTCAACGTACCGCAAAAAGACACCGCAGCCGCGGGCGAAGCCATCGCACTCACGCTCGATCAGCAGATATACGTCTCGCGGGGCGAAGTCGCGGCCAGGACCAGCGAAACAAAGCCCGAAGTCACCAGCAGGCTCAGCGTCAACCTTTTCTGGATGGGTCGAAACCCAATGGTCAAGGGCAAACGCTACCTCATAAAGGTCGGCACCATGAAAGAAGAGGTCGAGCTCGAAGACGTCATCCGAGTCATGGACGGCTCCGACCTCGAAGCGAGCGAAACAAAAGACAAGGTCGAGCACCACGACGTCGCAGAATGCGTGCTCTCGACCAAACGCGCGATCGCCTTCGACCTGGCCGAAGAAATAGCTGCCACGGGCAGATTCGTCGTCGTAGACGATTACGAGATACGAGGGGGAGGCATAATTCGCGAGGGCCTGAAAGACGAACAGGTCTGGGTCCGCGACTACGTGATGCGCCGAAACTACAAGTGGGAGACCGGTGAAGTCTCACGCGACGACCGCGCCGAAAGATACAGCCAGCGATCCAGCCTGGTACTCATAACCGGTCAGCGAGGCGTCGGCAAAAAGCCCCTCGCAAAGGCACTCGAAGCCAGATTCTTCACCGAGGGCAGATTCGTCTATTTCCTCGGCATCGGAAACATCCTCTACGGCGTCGACGCGGACATCAAATCACAGGAAAGCGAAGGCAACGGCCAACGGCAGGAACACTTGCGAAGAATGGCCGAAGTCGCCAACGTCATGCTCGATGCTGGCATGATACTCGTCGTCACCGCAGTCGGCCTGACCAACGAGGACCTGGAAGTCATTCAAACCGCGGTCGATTCCAGGCAGATCAACGTAGTCTGGATGGGCGACGAACCGACCGACATCCCCTGCGATCTGGTACTGCCGCAAAACGGCGACCTCAGCGACGCAGGCGAAGCGATCAAAACCATGCTGCAGGACAAGGGCATTATCTACAGACCCTAA
- a CDS encoding tetratricopeptide repeat-containing sulfotransferase family protein, translating to MNSNAGKPELKGRKRSAQRKATAKNGGFDCRAELLKGLNLFNQGKLPEAEACYKKVLSADPQNHEAYNLLGLLAERCGRQDLAVQFFNKAIQLAPQVAGYYLNMGNLMHRLGKLDEALACHTNALKLDPKNAEAHNNRGIVLYDQQKYDEARQCYAAALALNPKHPQALNNMGNTLRQSGELDEAVEYYEKALALQPRYADAYNNLGTIHYKQMRYDQALDCYDKALELNPNNPEIYNNLGTFLQDQDKLDEALENCKKSLAINPNYPEAYVSLSKIFHLQGKQDDSIAAAEKSVALGQHKACCHAQLGKMLYLKDELDRAIERYEKCIELEPDAAQYHVAMGNIMRAKGLPQRALACYQSACELNDQHGGAAAAIGAVYLEQGDKDKAITQFEKAITIDPLCTEAYDSLASIKKFDKDDELFTSLEQLAADVLPANKKMSIHFALGKMYQGVEEYDRAFENYLEANSLRKKQKGQEFSIKEFKFQVDMFTKHFDRNYFETRKQWGLDTEMPVFIVGMPRSGTSLTEQIISSHPQAFGAGELIDIKMIRPALLNRCNAKSVEQFLQNLKPDDIDWAANKYLSRIMDLSGGEAPRVIDKMPQNFSNLWLIAMMFPNAKIINTRRNPADTCVSIFTLDFVKGHGYKNDLRTLGTYYHYYDKLMQHWKKVLPVPIMEVHYEQLVADQERISRDIIDFCNLEWDDRCLEFHKTKRRVMTASAGQVRKKMYSTSVERWRRYEKHLTPLLEAIENGS from the coding sequence ATGAATTCAAATGCCGGAAAGCCCGAACTCAAGGGCAGGAAGCGGTCCGCACAGAGAAAAGCGACCGCAAAAAATGGGGGCTTCGACTGCAGAGCGGAACTCCTGAAGGGACTTAACCTTTTCAACCAGGGCAAACTCCCCGAAGCCGAAGCGTGCTACAAAAAGGTGCTCTCTGCCGACCCGCAGAACCACGAGGCCTATAACCTGCTCGGCCTGCTCGCAGAACGCTGCGGCCGACAGGATCTGGCCGTCCAGTTCTTCAACAAGGCCATCCAGCTCGCACCGCAGGTCGCGGGCTATTACCTCAACATGGGCAATCTCATGCACCGACTCGGCAAGCTCGACGAGGCCCTCGCCTGTCACACAAACGCCCTCAAGCTCGACCCCAAAAACGCAGAGGCACACAACAACCGCGGCATCGTCCTCTACGACCAGCAAAAGTACGACGAGGCCCGCCAATGTTACGCCGCCGCCCTCGCCCTCAACCCAAAGCACCCCCAGGCCCTCAACAACATGGGCAACACACTGCGTCAAAGCGGCGAACTCGACGAAGCAGTAGAATATTACGAAAAAGCACTCGCCCTCCAGCCCCGCTACGCAGACGCATACAACAACCTCGGCACCATCCACTACAAACAGATGCGCTACGATCAGGCCCTCGACTGCTACGACAAGGCCCTCGAGCTCAACCCCAACAACCCCGAGATATACAACAACCTCGGTACCTTCCTCCAGGACCAGGACAAACTCGACGAGGCCCTGGAAAATTGCAAAAAATCCCTCGCCATCAATCCCAACTACCCCGAAGCCTACGTAAGCCTCAGCAAAATATTCCACCTGCAAGGCAAGCAGGATGACTCGATCGCCGCTGCCGAAAAGTCAGTCGCTCTCGGTCAACACAAAGCTTGCTGCCATGCCCAGCTCGGCAAAATGCTCTACCTCAAAGATGAGCTTGACCGCGCAATAGAACGCTACGAAAAATGCATCGAACTTGAACCAGACGCTGCCCAGTACCACGTCGCCATGGGCAACATCATGCGCGCAAAAGGCCTGCCCCAAAGGGCTCTGGCATGCTACCAAAGCGCCTGCGAACTCAACGACCAGCACGGCGGCGCCGCTGCCGCCATCGGAGCGGTCTACCTCGAACAGGGCGACAAAGACAAGGCGATCACCCAATTCGAAAAAGCCATCACCATCGACCCCCTCTGCACCGAAGCATACGACAGCCTCGCAAGCATAAAAAAGTTCGACAAAGACGACGAACTGTTCACCTCACTCGAACAGCTCGCCGCAGACGTACTCCCCGCCAACAAAAAGATGTCCATACATTTCGCACTCGGCAAAATGTATCAGGGCGTCGAAGAATACGACCGGGCGTTTGAAAACTACCTCGAAGCAAACAGCTTGCGTAAAAAACAAAAGGGCCAGGAATTCAGCATCAAAGAATTCAAGTTCCAGGTCGACATGTTCACAAAACACTTCGACCGCAATTATTTCGAGACACGCAAACAATGGGGCCTCGATACCGAGATGCCAGTTTTCATCGTCGGCATGCCCCGCTCCGGCACATCTCTCACCGAACAGATCATCTCCAGCCATCCCCAGGCATTCGGCGCAGGCGAGCTGATCGACATAAAAATGATACGCCCGGCCTTGCTCAACCGTTGCAACGCGAAGAGCGTCGAACAGTTCCTGCAAAACCTAAAACCCGACGACATCGACTGGGCGGCAAACAAATACCTAAGCCGCATCATGGATTTATCCGGCGGCGAAGCCCCCCGCGTCATCGACAAAATGCCGCAAAACTTCAGCAACCTCTGGCTCATCGCCATGATGTTCCCCAACGCAAAGATCATCAACACACGAAGAAACCCCGCCGACACCTGCGTCTCCATCTTCACGCTCGACTTCGTCAAGGGCCACGGCTACAAAAACGACCTGCGAACCCTCGGCACCTACTACCACTACTACGACAAACTCATGCAGCACTGGAAAAAGGTCCTGCCCGTCCCCATCATGGAAGTGCACTACGAACAGCTCGTCGCCGACCAGGAACGCATCAGCCGCGACATCATAGACTTCTGCAACCTCGAATGGGACGACCGCTGCCTCGAGTTCCACAAAACCAAACGCCGCGTCATGACCGCAAGCGCAGGCCAGGTCCGTAAAAAGATGTACAGCACCTCCGTAGAACGCTGGCGCCGTTACGAAAAACACCTCACCCCCCTGCTCGAAGCGATCGAGAACGGATCCTGA
- the fliS gene encoding flagellar export chaperone FliS, whose product MNGIGAYQETAVLTQSRSKLVVMLYDGAIKFMKLAIREMEAENFEEKGKYITKAQDIINELNAVLNMEAGGEIAVNLRKLYSFMHGHLARANAQNDPKLVEEVIECMDELNQAWKDICE is encoded by the coding sequence ATGAACGGTATAGGCGCATATCAGGAAACAGCAGTTCTGACGCAGAGTCGCAGCAAGCTGGTCGTGATGCTGTACGACGGCGCGATCAAATTCATGAAGCTGGCCATTCGCGAAATGGAAGCTGAGAATTTCGAGGAGAAGGGCAAGTACATCACCAAGGCTCAGGATATTATTAATGAGCTCAATGCCGTGCTGAACATGGAGGCGGGCGGGGAGATCGCTGTGAATCTTCGCAAACTATATTCTTTTATGCACGGGCATCTGGCGCGTGCGAACGCTCAGAACGATCCAAAGCTTGTCGAGGAAGTGATCGAGTGCATGGATGAGCTTAACCAGGCTTGGAAAGATATCTGCGAGTGA
- a CDS encoding flagellin, with protein MLAIKNNLMATNAARHLGQSYDNLSQSVERLSSGLRINGAKDDAAGMAVRELMRADIAVLDQAGRNAQDGISMLQTMEGAMAVMDENLIRMKELAEQAATGSYSNEQRAIMNNEFKEMANEIERIASSTSFNGLAMLNTDEGNVSVHVGTEETIDVDKVDMTKSGLGIDIATAGYQAESDHTVTDTDTTSFLTLTGGTNESMTLNIQFDGEDAVTATFAGPTNTTTTTATFTLDDVVSAVNTAAGYTMASAEDDGSGNYSLKLESETLSSSSMTMTATTEANVAASEGFTVAGGTTDDDLTTADFTAAAGDGIHIGTEDGAVAALTAIDSAIKEKDTARAAFGYKMNRLESTNSVLNIQSENLKTAESRISDVDVATEMAKMTRNQVLAQAGVSMLAQANGMPQMAMSLLR; from the coding sequence ATGTTAGCAATTAAAAACAATTTGATGGCGACGAATGCTGCCCGTCATCTGGGCCAGAGTTACGACAATCTGTCGCAGTCTGTTGAAAGACTGTCTTCAGGTCTTCGTATCAACGGTGCAAAGGACGACGCAGCGGGCATGGCGGTTCGCGAACTTATGCGTGCAGATATCGCAGTTCTCGATCAGGCAGGCCGAAACGCACAGGACGGCATCAGCATGCTTCAGACAATGGAAGGTGCGATGGCGGTAATGGATGAAAACCTCATCCGTATGAAGGAACTCGCTGAGCAGGCTGCTACAGGTTCTTATTCGAACGAGCAGCGTGCTATCATGAACAATGAGTTCAAGGAAATGGCCAATGAGATCGAGCGTATTGCGAGTTCTACCTCGTTCAATGGTCTAGCCATGCTCAATACTGATGAGGGCAACGTCAGTGTTCATGTCGGTACCGAGGAGACGATCGATGTTGACAAGGTCGACATGACAAAATCAGGCCTGGGTATCGATATTGCAACTGCCGGTTATCAGGCAGAATCCGATCACACTGTAACTGACACCGATACGACGTCGTTCCTGACCCTGACAGGTGGTACCAATGAAAGCATGACTCTGAACATTCAGTTTGACGGTGAAGACGCGGTTACGGCTACATTCGCCGGTCCTACAAACACAACCACAACGACAGCTACTTTCACTCTTGACGACGTAGTATCTGCAGTCAACACGGCAGCCGGTTATACGATGGCTTCGGCTGAAGATGACGGCAGCGGAAACTACTCTCTGAAGCTCGAGTCCGAAACATTGTCATCCTCCTCAATGACGATGACTGCCACAACAGAAGCGAACGTTGCTGCAAGTGAAGGGTTCACAGTAGCAGGTGGTACAACGGACGACGATCTGACGACGGCTGACTTTACAGCAGCAGCAGGTGACGGCATCCACATCGGTACTGAAGATGGCGCGGTTGCTGCTCTGACAGCAATAGATTCAGCCATTAAGGAGAAGGACACGGCTCGTGCGGCATTCGGTTACAAGATGAACCGTCTGGAGAGCACGAATTCGGTTCTTAACATCCAGTCCGAGAACCTGAAGACAGCGGAATCTCGTATTTCTGACGTCGACGTTGCCACTGAGATGGCAAAGATGACCAGAAATCAGGTACTGGCTCAGGCCGGTGTTTCTATGCTGGCACAGGCAAACGGTATGCCTCAGATGGCTATGTCGCTGCTTAGGTAA
- a CDS encoding CBS domain-containing protein, producing MAEALTDLQNSAVEVTIGAFDAFCDDIASMFGIQASGCELEIETCAFKSLKKEFKRLTCVYSVKSSGALDGNFHIMLDQDALFTLAGVFVMLPDNIIDKNRKAGTEDDAKEHADALGEVGNLLVGAWDRFFREEMEGHEHFLQSGTFIGKPFMKSEEKISLAADEQVVAVGYEMTLDEYEPVKCAAVLPVSLFEEKQAEPETEQAVETQDEPEAKTEEKPQAKTEPADGQIAADSADNGASAEEKEDPEAEKQTVKTDEAAAEQKAVEASDSPEPEQPEEELKPEPAAAENAEQVEAEDEQIQTEQPDEEKTQKDGGPISQEIRRLTRTTSGVSTGDIAMLNNTPVADAMRTDVVWATQDETVEKVLASMQQNNAAYVLVGAEDSLGGIVSKSDIRAALSPYLNNVFAKYRREQDTATLQIKIKWFMSRPVRTIRPDAPLASAMDTMLKHSIRALPVADEKGVKGILTAFTVFDALLRDEDTSTAGQNTDVPPIA from the coding sequence ATGGCTGAAGCACTTACAGATCTGCAGAACTCAGCGGTCGAGGTAACCATTGGTGCCTTCGACGCTTTTTGCGACGATATCGCCTCGATGTTCGGCATCCAGGCAAGCGGTTGTGAACTGGAGATAGAGACGTGCGCATTCAAAAGTCTTAAAAAGGAATTTAAGCGGCTTACCTGCGTCTATTCGGTGAAGAGTTCGGGTGCTTTAGACGGCAATTTTCACATAATGCTCGATCAGGATGCATTGTTCACCCTGGCGGGTGTTTTTGTGATGCTGCCGGACAACATCATAGACAAGAACCGCAAGGCCGGCACAGAAGACGATGCGAAAGAGCACGCTGACGCTCTGGGCGAAGTGGGCAATCTGCTGGTAGGTGCGTGGGACCGTTTCTTCAGAGAAGAGATGGAAGGTCACGAGCATTTTCTTCAGTCCGGAACATTCATCGGCAAGCCTTTTATGAAGTCGGAGGAGAAGATATCGCTCGCTGCTGATGAGCAGGTTGTAGCTGTGGGCTATGAAATGACGCTGGACGAGTATGAGCCGGTCAAGTGCGCAGCGGTCCTGCCGGTGTCTCTGTTCGAAGAGAAACAGGCAGAGCCCGAGACGGAGCAAGCAGTCGAAACACAGGATGAGCCTGAAGCGAAAACAGAGGAAAAGCCGCAAGCAAAAACTGAACCGGCGGATGGGCAAATCGCTGCTGACAGTGCTGATAACGGGGCAAGTGCTGAGGAGAAGGAAGATCCTGAAGCAGAAAAGCAGACGGTCAAAACAGATGAAGCAGCAGCCGAACAAAAAGCGGTGGAAGCGTCAGATTCGCCTGAACCCGAACAGCCTGAAGAAGAGTTAAAGCCGGAACCTGCTGCAGCGGAAAACGCGGAGCAGGTCGAAGCTGAGGATGAGCAGATTCAGACTGAGCAGCCTGATGAAGAGAAAACTCAAAAAGACGGCGGGCCGATCTCTCAGGAGATTCGCAGGCTGACCAGGACGACATCCGGTGTATCAACAGGCGACATTGCGATGCTGAACAATACGCCTGTTGCGGATGCAATGCGGACGGATGTCGTATGGGCAACGCAGGATGAAACTGTAGAGAAGGTGCTTGCCAGCATGCAGCAGAACAACGCTGCGTATGTGCTGGTAGGTGCGGAGGATTCGCTGGGGGGCATTGTGTCGAAGTCCGACATCCGGGCGGCCTTGAGCCCGTATCTCAACAATGTGTTCGCCAAGTATCGCCGTGAGCAGGATACCGCGACGCTGCAGATAAAGATCAAGTGGTTCATGAGCCGGCCTGTGCGTACGATAAGGCCGGACGCTCCTCTTGCATCTGCTATGGATACGATGCTCAAGCACTCTATTCGCGCACTTCCTGTTGCGGATGAGAAGGGCGTAAAGGGCATTTTGACGGCGTTCACCGTGTTTGACGCGTTGCTCAGGGACGAGGACACTTCGACGGCAGGTCAGAACACAGACGTTCCGCCCATAGCCTGA
- a CDS encoding chemotaxis protein CheX: MIAETCYLEVLVDAAKEVFETMIFMTVDDNPEVDCVEGDALLGSITFKGELEGCMSICCGKDDATLIAATMLGMEPEDGLAEEDIRDAMGEIANMVMGSVKARLLENGLSNLDVSIPCVVSGKELSSSLGDSAVQIKKVVCIDECPAELMLLYRSKES; the protein is encoded by the coding sequence ATGATAGCGGAAACATGCTACTTGGAAGTGCTCGTCGACGCGGCGAAAGAAGTCTTCGAGACGATGATATTTATGACGGTTGATGATAACCCGGAAGTGGATTGTGTAGAGGGCGATGCGTTATTGGGCTCGATCACTTTCAAGGGCGAGCTGGAAGGCTGTATGTCCATCTGCTGCGGCAAAGATGACGCAACGCTGATCGCCGCGACGATGTTGGGTATGGAGCCGGAAGACGGCCTGGCAGAAGAGGATATACGCGACGCCATGGGCGAGATAGCCAATATGGTAATGGGAAGCGTCAAGGCCAGGCTGCTGGAAAACGGCCTGAGCAATCTCGACGTTTCCATTCCCTGTGTCGTAAGCGGCAAGGAGCTCTCGTCGAGCCTGGGCGACAGTGCTGTGCAAATCAAGAAGGTCGTTTGCATAGACGAATGCCCGGCAGAATTGATGCTGTTGTACAGAAGCAAGGAAAGCTGA
- a CDS encoding response regulator, producing the protein MAKSLLLVDDSATMRKIILRTLRMAGLDIDNFEEAGDGNEALEKLNAQPADIMLCDINMPGMGGLELVKKVREMDSCNDTKIVMISTESSDDLIESVMADGANGYVTKPFTPESIQKALSPLM; encoded by the coding sequence ATGGCTAAGTCACTTTTACTGGTAGATGACTCTGCAACAATGCGTAAGATCATCCTGCGGACACTTCGTATGGCGGGTCTTGACATCGACAATTTCGAAGAAGCGGGCGACGGCAACGAAGCACTGGAAAAACTCAATGCACAGCCGGCAGACATTATGCTTTGCGATATCAACATGCCGGGCATGGGCGGGCTGGAACTTGTAAAGAAGGTTCGGGAAATGGATTCCTGTAATGACACAAAGATCGTCATGATCTCCACTGAGAGCTCGGACGATCTGATCGAGAGCGTTATGGCAGACGGTGCCAACGGTTATGTTACCAAGCCGTTCACACCCGAGAGCATTCAGAAGGCGCTGTCGCCGCTGATGTGA